Part of the Leptotrichia massiliensis genome, ACATAATCCAGATTCTTAGCGTCAATTACTTCATTTCTCAAATACTGCACAATCCAAGTTGTTCCCAGCAATGCATACGTAATTGCAGGCAATATAATGTGATAAATCCTGTCCAAAATATGCCCAAAAGTGCCCGTACTAAGTCCAGCTGTCACCGATCCAGTTGTTGGAAACCATCCAAGCGTATATCCAAAAAACCAAATCATTATAAGCGAAAGCACAAAAGTCGGAATCGCATAGCTTACATAATTATAAAATGTGACAAATTTATCAAGAAATGAGTTCTGATAACGTCCAGCAAGTATTCCAAGCGGTATTGCAATACAATATGTCAAAATAAGGCTAAGCAACGACAAAATAAATGTGTTTACTGCCCGTTCTCCAATAAGCGTCTTTACAGGAACATTATAAGTGTAGCTCATTCCCAAATTTCCAGAAACGGCATTTTTTAGCCATCTTACATACTGAATATGCCAAGGATCCAGCAACCCTGCCTTTCTTCGCAATTCTTCAAGTGCTGTAGGATCAGTCTGTGGTGTAATCAGTCCTGTAAACGGATCTCCCGGCATAAGCTTTGCCAAAATAAAGATTAATAGGCTAAGTATAAATAGTTGCGGTATCATAACCAAAATTCTTCGTAAAACTGTTTTCCACATTAATTATTTTCCCCCTTTTCCGTTATTTTGCATTATTTCATCTTTAATAGCGACAAAATGGGTATCTGTTAATTTTTTTAAATCAAATACACGCCCATTTTCATCATAATATTTTTTTTCATTTTTCAAATATTCCTTTTCAATTTCTAATCGTCTTTTTTTATTTTCTAGCCTTTTTTCAGGATGTACTTCTGGAATTGCAGCAATTAGCCGTTTTGTGTAAAAATGTTCAGGATTTTTATAAATATCATTT contains:
- the opp4B gene encoding oligopeptide ABC transporter permease; the encoded protein is MWKTVLRRILVMIPQLFILSLLIFILAKLMPGDPFTGLITPQTDPTALEELRRKAGLLDPWHIQYVRWLKNAVSGNLGMSYTYNVPVKTLIGERAVNTFILSLLSLILTYCIAIPLGILAGRYQNSFLDKFVTFYNYVSYAIPTFVLSLIMIWFFGYTLGWFPTTGSVTAGLSTGTFGHILDRIYHIILPAITYALLGTTWIVQYLRNEVIDAKNLDYVKTAKSKGVPKNKVYSRHIFRNSILPIAAFFGYSITGLLGGSIFIEKIFSYPGMGGLFVNSIITRDYSVVTALILLFGFLTLLGSLLSDIILSIVDPRIRIE